In the Sus scrofa isolate TJ Tabasco breed Duroc chromosome 6, Sscrofa11.1, whole genome shotgun sequence genome, one interval contains:
- the LOC106510524 gene encoding uncharacterized protein LOC106510524: MNHPHADPRGPRSFGSAARRPQLSFGPHNCPPPGGPPRRCRGLALRGSPSHFPLRPLLHAGPRGEEGGAQDLHVSRGTRGRGGAPLRPRVLNPAPPALSTASPRSGGNASWPEAPEPTLASGPQNVARPAPVLFRKAAATTEPASAPSDRARRRAPPSPRVCGAGIPDRASPSRVRRRAGGGASPSRLSRGSERRRGPDPRGAGRRGSRAPWRAGSIRARSSDPVPAMSSHTGLLTPGQQEVATEEKTIAPSPYNKRLE, from the exons ATGAA CCACCCGCACGCAGACCCGAGAGGACCGCGGTCATTTGGGTCCGCAGCTCGGAGACCACAACTGTCGTTCGGACCCCACAACTGCCCACCCCCGGGCGGCCCACCGCGTCGCTGCAGAGGACTTGCACTCCGAGgctctccctcccacttccctctcAGGCCCCTTCTCCACGCCGGGCCTCGAGGCGAGGAAGGCGGCGCGCAGGACCTCCACGTCTCTCGAGGCACAAGAGGCCGGGGCGGCGCCCCATTACGGCCGCGCGTGCTCAACCCCGCGCCTCCGGCTCTCAGCACCGCCAGCCCTCGCTCTGGAGGAAACGCCTCGTGGCCTGAGGCCCCGGAGCCCACCCTTGCATCTGGTCCGCAGAACGTGGCCCGTCCTGCGCCCGTTCTCTTCCGAAAAGCCGCGGCCACAACCGAGCCTGCCTCGGCGCCCTCAGACCGCGCCCGGCGACGAGCACCGCCCAGCCCGCGAGTCTGCGGCGCCGGAATTCCGGACAGGGCCTCTCCGTCGCGAGTGCGCAGGCGCGCAGGGGGCGGGGCAAGTCCCTCGCGGCTCAGCAGGGGCTCCGAGAGGCGGAGGGGACCAGATCCCCGCGGGGCAGGGCGGCGAGGAAGCCGGGCTCCCTGGCGGGCCGGTTCCATCCGTGCCCGTAGCAGTGACCCA GTACCTGCCATGTCCAGCCACACAGGGCTCCTCACCCCTGGGCAGCAGGAAGTAGCTACAGAAGAGAAGACCATCGCCCCCAGCCCATATAACAAAAGGCTGgaatga